Proteins found in one Helicobacter sp. NHP19-003 genomic segment:
- a CDS encoding vWA domain-containing protein yields the protein MSDLDTEYENDLADNPTKRVPVCLCLDTSGSMSGAPISEVNQGVDLFYQAVNDHPIAKQSADVCIVTFGDCGVRLVQDFQSIRDESAPRFSADGGTPMGEAVNEALDRLEERKQEYKDNGTEYFQPWLVIITDGAPTDDISSACKRTSDMANNKRLTIFPIIVEGGDAGILGQFSPKNPPVKLKGLNFKEFFKWLAASVAVVSQSRPGQKVALPPKNEWEELEV from the coding sequence ATGAGTGATTTAGATACAGAATATGAAAACGACTTAGCCGACAACCCCACCAAGCGGGTGCCCGTGTGCCTTTGCTTAGACACGAGTGGCTCTATGAGCGGTGCGCCCATCAGCGAGGTCAATCAAGGCGTGGATTTGTTTTACCAAGCGGTCAATGACCACCCCATTGCCAAACAATCTGCCGATGTGTGCATTGTAACCTTTGGGGATTGTGGGGTGCGTTTGGTGCAAGACTTCCAAAGCATCCGCGATGAATCCGCCCCTAGGTTTAGTGCCGATGGGGGTACGCCCATGGGTGAGGCGGTGAATGAAGCCCTAGACCGCCTAGAGGAACGCAAGCAAGAGTATAAAGACAATGGTACAGAATACTTCCAGCCATGGCTGGTCATCATCACCGATGGAGCGCCCACGGACGACATCAGCAGTGCTTGCAAACGCACCAGCGACATGGCAAACAATAAAAGACTCACCATTTTCCCCATCATTGTGGAGGGGGGCGATGCGGGCATTTTAGGGCAATTTTCGCCCAAGAACCCCCCCGTTAAACTCAAAGGTTTGAATTTTAAAGAGTTCTTTAAATGGCTGGCGGCCAGTGTCGCCGTGGTGTCGCAATCACGCCCGGGGCAAAAGGTCGCCTTGCCCCCCAAAAACGAATGGGAAGAATTGGAAGTTTAA
- a CDS encoding protein kinase, whose amino-acid sequence MQNPDLATLIQSHDVLLIDESALVEGAFWKIYKDNLQKILQKTQKKIGVPEDVLERINDQRTDDARYQKAYNRYLSIQKEIVSVPGKLTEIIKATKNLLFTRNTALANIATRFKQSTILFLSNSKKRLEFYIAKAKEDISKPKHKTPHTSQGKLHISAVPQEGQDVYYDHNGKQHSVRLAQELGQGGEGIIYTTNTPMLAKIYGHQHKSMQTGGVPDFTPQKIALLTKIKTNQWVCMPTCLLKNQQGECVGYLMPKAEGKTLQHILGGSKDVKQHIPNWNLKDLVRLCMSFLKTAQSLHDKGILIGDINPNNLMFTQNAEMFFIDCDSYQVDKYPCPVADPAYLVPEHSGKHMSQVMRTKSDEYYAIACLLFVILTLGMHPYNHKGLGRDEAMRQGAFAYPLKGGDMSFVPNEKARDQWVRLSPKLQEYFYESFQKGGKFFAPKKRLPPIKWLDALNKFHQQL is encoded by the coding sequence ATGCAAAACCCTGATTTAGCCACCTTGATCCAAAGCCACGATGTGCTCTTGATCGATGAGAGTGCACTTGTAGAGGGGGCGTTTTGGAAAATCTACAAAGACAACCTCCAAAAAATCCTACAAAAAACCCAAAAGAAAATCGGGGTCCCCGAAGATGTCCTAGAGCGGATCAACGACCAACGCACAGACGATGCCCGTTACCAAAAGGCATACAATAGGTATCTTTCCATCCAAAAGGAGATCGTCAGCGTGCCGGGCAAACTCACAGAAATCATCAAAGCCACCAAAAACCTGCTTTTCACGAGAAACACAGCCCTTGCCAACATCGCTACCCGTTTTAAACAAAGCACAATCCTTTTTCTCTCCAACAGCAAAAAACGCTTGGAGTTTTACATTGCTAAAGCCAAAGAGGACATCAGCAAACCCAAGCACAAAACCCCCCACACCTCTCAAGGTAAATTACACATCAGTGCAGTCCCACAAGAGGGGCAAGATGTCTATTACGACCACAATGGCAAGCAACACAGCGTAAGGCTCGCCCAAGAGTTAGGGCAGGGCGGCGAGGGGATCATTTACACCACCAACACGCCCATGCTCGCCAAAATCTATGGCCACCAGCACAAGAGCATGCAAACCGGGGGCGTGCCCGACTTCACCCCCCAAAAAATCGCCCTACTCACTAAAATTAAAACCAACCAATGGGTGTGTATGCCCACTTGTCTTTTAAAAAACCAACAAGGCGAATGCGTGGGGTATTTAATGCCCAAAGCAGAGGGCAAGACCTTGCAACATATTTTGGGGGGGTCTAAAGATGTCAAGCAACACATCCCTAACTGGAATTTAAAGGACCTTGTCCGCCTGTGCATGAGCTTTTTAAAAACCGCCCAATCTCTGCACGACAAGGGGATTTTAATCGGCGACATCAACCCCAATAATCTCATGTTCACCCAAAATGCGGAAATGTTTTTCATCGATTGCGACAGCTACCAAGTGGACAAATACCCCTGCCCTGTGGCTGACCCGGCTTATCTCGTCCCCGAGCATTCTGGCAAGCACATGAGCCAAGTGATGCGTACCAAGAGCGATGAATACTATGCCATCGCCTGCTTGTTGTTTGTGATCCTCACTTTGGGCATGCACCCCTACAACCACAAGGGCTTAGGCAGAGATGAGGCGATGAGGCAGGGGGCATTCGCCTACCCCTTAAAGGGAGGGGACATGTCTTTTGTGCCCAATGAAAAGGCACGAGATCAATGGGTACGCCTCAGTCCCAAATTGCAAGAGTATTTTTACGAGAGCTTTCAAAAAGGGGGTAAGTTTTTTGCACCTAAAAAACGCCTCCCCCCGATCAAGTGGCTCGATGCTTTGAATAAATTCCACCAACAACTTTAA
- a CDS encoding hemolysin family protein produces the protein MCALALFLVLCNAFFVLSEFAIVKVRRSKLEELSLHSNPNATLALKINASVNTYLSATQLGVTLASLGLGWLGEPALAHLITLMLHKWVHFSALHAVVHVLSVAIAFCCITLLHVILGEIVPKSIAIVRAESVVLWVARPLHAFWMLSYPIVNLFDFLARLVLKLFGIEPQKDSAHSEEEIKIIVGESLKGGVIDYVEEELIKNAVDFSDTSAKEIMTPRNDMVCLDTKQTHEQHLQTILKHPFTRYPCCEGHKDNILGVVHIKDILSAPISERKDPDLKHLLQEVLIVPESASISQILIKMNQQKRRMALVVDEYGGTSGVLTMDDIFEEIMGDIFEGQNEHKEGIKKIDEHTLECDGRVDLESVEELLGFRFEHNYEQVTLGGYVFSLLERLPEVGDVVGDAHCIFEVLDMDKARIRKLKLVKKDL, from the coding sequence ATGTGTGCCCTCGCCCTTTTTCTGGTGTTGTGCAACGCCTTTTTTGTACTCTCTGAATTTGCCATTGTCAAGGTCAGGCGCTCCAAACTTGAAGAATTGAGTCTACACAGCAACCCCAATGCCACACTTGCCTTAAAAATCAACGCTTCGGTCAACACCTATTTAAGCGCAACACAACTAGGTGTTACACTCGCCTCTTTGGGGCTAGGGTGGCTTGGCGAGCCTGCCTTAGCGCATTTAATCACTTTAATGTTGCATAAGTGGGTGCATTTTTCCGCCTTGCACGCTGTGGTACATGTCTTGAGTGTCGCCATCGCCTTTTGTTGCATCACTTTGTTGCATGTGATCTTGGGCGAGATTGTGCCTAAGTCCATTGCCATTGTGCGGGCGGAGAGCGTGGTTTTGTGGGTGGCTCGTCCCTTGCACGCCTTTTGGATGCTCTCTTATCCCATCGTCAATCTCTTTGACTTCTTGGCGCGCTTGGTGCTCAAACTCTTTGGCATCGAGCCACAGAAAGACAGCGCGCACTCGGAGGAGGAGATCAAAATCATCGTGGGGGAGAGTTTAAAAGGCGGGGTGATCGACTATGTGGAGGAAGAGCTGATTAAAAACGCTGTGGACTTTTCGGACACAAGTGCCAAAGAGATCATGACTCCGCGCAACGACATGGTTTGCCTAGACACCAAGCAGACCCACGAGCAACACCTACAGACGATTTTAAAGCACCCCTTCACCCGCTATCCTTGTTGCGAGGGGCATAAAGATAATATTTTGGGGGTCGTGCACATCAAGGACATTTTATCCGCCCCCATTTCAGAGCGCAAAGACCCCGATTTAAAGCACCTGTTGCAAGAGGTGTTGATTGTGCCTGAGAGCGCGTCCATTTCGCAAATCCTCATTAAAATGAACCAACAGAAAAGGCGCATGGCGTTGGTGGTGGATGAATACGGCGGCACTTCGGGGGTGCTGACGATGGACGACATCTTTGAGGAAATCATGGGGGATATTTTTGAGGGGCAGAACGAACACAAAGAGGGGATTAAAAAAATAGATGAGCACACCCTTGAGTGCGATGGGCGAGTGGATTTGGAAAGTGTGGAGGAACTCTTGGGTTTTCGCTTTGAACACAACTACGAGCAAGTAACTTTAGGGGGGTATGTTTTTAGCTTGCTAGAGAGGTTGCCAGAGGTGGGCGATGTGGTGGGCGATGCGCACTGCATTTTTGAGGTCTTGGACATGGACAAGGCGCGGATTCGCAAACTCAAGCTCGTGAAGAAGGATTTATGA